In Paenibacillus ihbetae, the following are encoded in one genomic region:
- a CDS encoding GerMN domain-containing protein, producing the protein MTSKRNLRRLSAAGLLAVPIIMSGCGPFAGKQSEAIDPPPAQVEKQMLDHVNSSAAQGEIGMQTTVYLADARGMLAPVTLGIPKAEAGSELKESLEVLVSGGRYTGYIPQGFQGVLPAGTVINNVTVDTENKMAVVEFNKAFTEYKPSDERKILEALTWTLTGHEGVEQMQVWVEGTRLTEMPVNKTPLDRPLSRSMGINLQKADDAVYSASSPVTVYFSSVTPTGIQYYVPVTRLVPSGQDAVTAALNELIRGPQYGDGLAEVIPDNTKVKSIEKGEDGSVTVSLEDGMFVEGDAVPVELLQAVVLTVSENADDAKVKIHMNDLAEVIGEDSRNYSEPVSAPEFINEISI; encoded by the coding sequence ATGACTAGTAAACGTAATCTTCGCAGGCTTTCGGCCGCCGGGCTGCTTGCTGTTCCCATTATCATGTCCGGCTGCGGCCCGTTTGCGGGTAAACAGTCCGAAGCGATTGACCCGCCGCCTGCTCAAGTGGAGAAGCAGATGTTGGATCATGTGAATTCCTCGGCAGCCCAGGGCGAGATCGGCATGCAGACGACGGTATATCTTGCCGATGCCAGGGGAATGCTTGCGCCTGTGACGCTGGGCATACCGAAGGCGGAGGCCGGGAGTGAGCTGAAGGAGTCCTTGGAAGTGCTCGTTAGCGGGGGACGCTATACCGGATATATTCCGCAGGGCTTCCAAGGCGTGCTGCCGGCCGGGACGGTGATCAACAATGTGACCGTCGATACGGAGAACAAAATGGCCGTTGTGGAATTTAATAAGGCATTTACCGAATACAAGCCTTCGGATGAACGGAAAATTCTCGAGGCGCTGACCTGGACGCTGACCGGACATGAAGGTGTTGAACAGATGCAGGTATGGGTAGAGGGCACCCGCCTGACCGAAATGCCGGTGAATAAAACGCCGCTGGATCGCCCGCTCTCCCGCTCGATGGGCATCAATCTGCAGAAGGCCGATGATGCGGTGTATTCCGCTTCTTCCCCGGTTACCGTATATTTCTCCTCGGTTACTCCGACCGGAATCCAGTATTATGTTCCGGTTACAAGGCTCGTGCCGAGCGGACAAGATGCGGTTACAGCCGCGCTAAATGAGCTGATCCGCGGCCCGCAGTACGGTGACGGTCTCGCAGAGGTCATTCCGGACAATACCAAGGTGAAGTCCATCGAGAAAGGGGAGGACGGCTCGGTGACCGTATCGCTTGAAGACGGCATGTTTGTCGAAGGGGATGCGGTTCCGGTCGAGCTGCTTCAAGCCGTCGTGCTGACGGTATCCGAAAACGCGGACGACGCGAAGGTCAAAATCCATATGAATGATCTGGCCGAGGTCATCGGGGAAGACAGCCGCAACTACAGCGAGCCAGTAAGCGCGCCGGAATTCATTAACGAAATCTCAATTTAA
- a CDS encoding phosphatidylglycerophosphatase A, which translates to MAEMDAKIPYSLNSKKVAEATRSLLKERGVKVEEIAELVMILQKKYYPNLTMEECIQNVDAVLSKREVQNAVLTGIQLDKLAEEGKLISPLQEMLANDEGLYGVDEVLAFSIVNVYGSIGFTNYGYIDKLKPGVLERLNDKTDGDVHTFLDDIVGAVAAAASSRIAHRKQAERELELYGTTEELPKD; encoded by the coding sequence ATGGCTGAAATGGATGCAAAAATCCCGTATAGTCTCAACAGCAAAAAGGTAGCGGAAGCCACCCGAAGCCTGCTTAAAGAGCGAGGAGTCAAGGTGGAGGAGATCGCCGAGCTGGTGATGATCCTTCAGAAGAAATACTATCCGAATTTGACGATGGAGGAATGCATTCAGAATGTGGACGCGGTGCTGAGCAAGCGCGAAGTCCAGAATGCGGTGCTGACCGGAATCCAGCTCGACAAGCTCGCGGAGGAAGGGAAGCTTATTTCTCCCCTTCAGGAAATGCTGGCCAATGATGAAGGGCTGTATGGCGTAGACGAGGTTCTTGCCTTCTCCATTGTTAACGTGTATGGCAGCATCGGCTTTACGAACTACGGATACATCGACAAGCTGAAGCCCGGCGTCCTTGAGCGGCTTAACGACAAAACGGACGGAGACGTCCATACCTTCCTGGACGATATCGTCGGGGCTGTTGCCGCAGCGGCCAGCAGCCGGATCGCCCACCGCAAGCAGGCGGAGCGGGAGCTTGAATTGTATGGAACGACCGAAGAGCTCCCTAAGGATTAG
- a CDS encoding glycogen/starch/alpha-glucan phosphorylase, translating into MFNNKEAFKQVFTELLVSRLGKGLEEATAEDAYKILGGMIREFVGNQWAASNRTYRDTQQKQVYYFSMEFLIGRLLGANLLNLGLLDIVRSGLKELGWELEELEEQEPDAGLGNGGLGRLAACFLDSLASLSYAGHGCGIRYRYGLFEQRIMDGEQVELPDNWLRDGNVWEERRADKAVEISFWGRVEISERDGKTVFNTVEDERILAVPYDMPVIGYGESQVNTLRLWSAEATVDSAAIRLSRQSGYYRYLEYARQVESISEFLYPDDKSYEGKLLRLKQQYFLCSAGVQSILRTFDKLGLPYRELPEHAAIHINDTHPTLVIPELIRILIDDKGLGWDEAWEVAHRTVSYTNHTLMSEALEKWPAGMVRELLPRVYMIIEELNKRFCGMLLDRYPGQMERISELAIIEGDQIRMANLAAWGSYHINGVAGLHTELLKTDVMKPHYELYPERFSNKTNGITHRRWLIHSNPGLTRLISSAIGTEWITDPFALRELEAYKRDASFQERLMRIKQDNKRRLADFIAARQGVRVDPDSLFDVHVKRLHGYKRQLLNILRVMHDYNEMKERPTVARVPRTVIFGAKAAPGYDLAKSIIQLIHAVADVINRDPEVNDKLRVLFLENYSVSLAEKIIPAADLSEQISTAGKEASGTGNMKFMMNGALTIGTLDGANVEMYRMIGEEHMFLFGLRAEEVLELSRSGGYFARGCYDQDVRIARVLDQLAYPSPFSRHGRPFGRILQALLDHNDEYFVLKDFHAYVAAQAAVEKAYVNPRRWAESAVVNIAHSGRFSSDCTIARYASEIWRVRPVKKG; encoded by the coding sequence TTGTTTAACAACAAGGAAGCGTTCAAACAGGTCTTTACAGAGCTATTGGTCAGCCGCTTGGGAAAAGGTCTTGAGGAAGCAACAGCCGAGGATGCCTACAAAATTCTCGGCGGCATGATCCGGGAATTCGTCGGAAACCAGTGGGCGGCATCAAACCGGACGTACCGGGATACGCAGCAGAAGCAGGTATATTATTTTTCGATGGAATTTCTGATCGGCCGTTTGCTGGGTGCCAATCTGCTGAATCTCGGACTGCTCGACATCGTCCGCAGCGGACTGAAGGAGCTTGGCTGGGAGCTTGAGGAGCTTGAGGAACAGGAGCCGGATGCCGGTCTCGGCAACGGGGGGCTCGGGAGGCTGGCGGCATGCTTCCTCGACTCGCTGGCCTCGTTAAGCTATGCGGGCCACGGCTGCGGCATCCGGTACCGATACGGATTGTTCGAGCAGCGCATTATGGACGGCGAGCAGGTGGAGCTGCCCGATAATTGGCTTCGGGATGGAAACGTGTGGGAGGAGCGGCGGGCGGACAAAGCGGTGGAGATTTCTTTTTGGGGGCGTGTGGAGATTTCGGAGCGTGATGGCAAAACGGTGTTTAACACGGTGGAGGACGAACGAATACTGGCTGTGCCTTACGATATGCCGGTAATCGGTTACGGCGAGTCGCAGGTGAACACGTTGCGGCTGTGGAGCGCCGAAGCGACCGTCGATTCCGCAGCCATTCGCCTGAGCCGTCAGAGCGGGTATTATCGGTATCTGGAATACGCCCGGCAGGTGGAGTCGATATCGGAGTTTCTGTACCCGGACGATAAGTCTTACGAGGGCAAGCTGCTGCGTTTGAAACAGCAGTATTTTCTGTGCAGCGCAGGTGTTCAGAGCATCCTTCGAACATTTGATAAGCTGGGGCTTCCGTATCGAGAACTGCCGGAGCATGCCGCGATTCATATTAACGATACCCACCCTACGCTCGTGATCCCCGAGCTGATCCGAATTCTCATTGATGACAAGGGACTTGGCTGGGATGAAGCCTGGGAAGTGGCCCATCGAACGGTATCGTACACCAACCATACGCTGATGAGCGAAGCTCTGGAGAAATGGCCGGCGGGCATGGTCCGGGAATTGCTGCCCCGCGTTTATATGATCATTGAGGAGTTGAACAAGCGGTTCTGCGGCATGCTCCTGGACCGGTATCCCGGGCAGATGGAACGGATTTCGGAGCTGGCGATCATCGAAGGGGATCAGATCCGGATGGCGAATTTGGCAGCTTGGGGCAGCTATCACATTAACGGCGTCGCCGGGCTGCACACCGAGCTGCTGAAGACGGATGTGATGAAGCCTCACTATGAGCTGTACCCCGAGCGTTTCAGCAATAAGACGAACGGCATTACCCATAGACGCTGGTTGATCCACAGCAATCCGGGTCTTACGCGGCTCATCAGCTCTGCGATCGGCACGGAGTGGATCACCGATCCCTTCGCACTGCGGGAGCTCGAAGCCTATAAGCGGGATGCCTCCTTTCAGGAACGGCTGATGCGGATCAAGCAGGACAATAAGCGGCGGCTCGCGGATTTTATCGCAGCGAGACAAGGCGTCCGGGTGGATCCGGATTCCTTGTTCGATGTTCATGTCAAGCGGCTTCACGGTTACAAGAGGCAGCTGTTAAACATTTTGAGGGTCATGCATGATTACAATGAGATGAAGGAGCGGCCGACGGTGGCCCGGGTTCCGCGCACGGTCATATTCGGGGCGAAGGCTGCGCCGGGGTACGATTTGGCGAAAAGCATTATCCAGCTGATCCATGCGGTCGCCGATGTCATCAATCGGGATCCCGAGGTGAACGATAAGCTGCGGGTGCTCTTTCTTGAGAATTATTCCGTTTCCCTTGCCGAGAAGATCATTCCGGCTGCCGATCTCAGTGAACAAATATCGACCGCAGGGAAAGAGGCCTCGGGTACGGGGAACATGAAGTTCATGATGAACGGGGCGTTGACGATCGGAACGCTGGACGGGGCCAATGTGGAGATGTACCGAATGATCGGGGAGGAGCATATGTTTCTGTTCGGGTTGCGAGCCGAGGAGGTGCTGGAGCTGTCCCGGTCCGGCGGGTACTTTGCCAGAGGCTGTTATGATCAGGATGTCCGCATCGCCCGCGTGCTGGATCAGCTGGCTTATCCGAGTCCCTTCAGCCGTCACGGCCGTCCGTTTGGTCGCATTCTTCAGGCGCTGCTCGATCATAATGACGAATATTTCGTGCTGAAGGATTTTCATGCCTATGTCGCCGCACAGGCAGCTGTTGAAAAAGCCTACGTCAATCCAAGAAGATGGGCTGAGAGCGCCGTTGTCAATATCGCCCATTCCGGGCGTTTCTCCAGTGACTGCACGATTGCCCGGTATGCCTCCGAGATATGGCGGGTACGGCCCGTGAAGAAGGGATAG
- a CDS encoding MBL fold metallo-hydrolase — protein sequence MNKNHKGEHPDICRLDEHELIQVKITLANPLRWVNSYVLQGEEGITILDPGPRTADSEQEWLKALSSLSIGFGDIASVVLTHHHPDHYGLAGWFQERSGADVWMSQRAYEEAGLMWGTNSSMDRALPAYFRRHGMPEARLAELPGHLNSFFPQVNPQPKVSLLREGVPLRMGGRLWLPIETAGHAPGHLSFFHEGSGALLCGDAVLPQISPNVSLLPGSDPQPLASFLAGLRRLRELHVRTAYPGHRHPFTHFRERIDALLLHHEERLTDIAGKLGAAGRLTAFEACTALFGDKLGIHQLRFAMCEALAHLAELVTRGHAEQLDAGDGTSYFAVRKRP from the coding sequence ATGAATAAGAATCACAAAGGAGAGCATCCGGATATTTGCCGATTGGATGAGCATGAGCTGATCCAGGTCAAAATTACGCTGGCCAATCCGCTCCGCTGGGTGAACAGCTACGTGCTGCAGGGGGAAGAAGGCATTACCATCCTGGACCCGGGTCCGCGTACGGCTGACTCGGAGCAGGAGTGGCTGAAGGCCCTCTCCAGTCTGAGCATCGGCTTCGGGGACATCGCCAGCGTGGTGCTGACTCATCATCACCCCGACCATTACGGATTGGCCGGCTGGTTCCAAGAACGGTCCGGGGCCGACGTGTGGATGTCGCAGCGGGCGTACGAGGAGGCCGGGCTGATGTGGGGGACGAACTCCAGCATGGATCGGGCGCTGCCCGCGTATTTCCGCCGTCACGGCATGCCGGAGGCGAGGCTTGCGGAGCTGCCGGGGCATTTGAACAGCTTCTTTCCCCAGGTGAACCCGCAGCCCAAGGTGTCCTTGCTTCGCGAAGGGGTGCCGCTGCGCATGGGAGGCCGCTTATGGCTGCCGATCGAGACGGCCGGTCATGCACCGGGCCACCTCTCATTCTTCCATGAAGGCAGCGGGGCCCTGTTATGCGGCGATGCCGTGCTCCCGCAAATATCGCCTAACGTGAGCCTGCTGCCGGGAAGCGATCCCCAGCCGCTGGCCTCCTTCCTTGCAGGGCTGCGCCGCCTGCGGGAACTGCATGTCCGGACGGCGTATCCCGGACACCGTCACCCGTTCACGCATTTCCGTGAACGGATCGATGCGCTCCTCCTTCACCATGAGGAGCGGCTGACCGACATCGCCGGCAAGCTTGGCGCTGCCGGGCGACTCACCGCCTTCGAGGCATGCACCGCCCTCTTCGGCGACAAGCTCGGCATCCATCAGCTGCGCTTCGCCATGTGCGAAGCGCTTGCCCATCTCGCCGAGCTCGTAACCCGCGGACACGCGGAGCAGCTGGATGCAGGGGATGGCACAAGCTATTTTGCTGTGCGTAAGCGCCCCTGA
- a CDS encoding proline--tRNA ligase has product MRQSRLLMNTKRDVPSEAEALSHQWMLRGGYIRQSAAGMYSYLPLGRRVLRNIEEIVRQEMDASGAQELLMPAMQPAELWRESGRYDVYGPELIRLHDRHEREFVLGPTHEEIITSIVRQEIASYRSLPVNLYQIQTKYRDERRPRFGLLRGREFLMKDAYSFDKDWEGLDRSYRIMYETYERIFKRCGLTFRAVEADTGAMGGQGETHEFMALADIGEDTIVSCSVCSYAANLERAEMAYPANAPDAEIEGRNALNPVLVRTRNVRTIGELTAFMGIAPEQVIKTLIYRADDELVGVLVRGDREVNELKVKGYLKAESVELAGAEEVAEATGAPIGYAGPAGLSMKLLVDREVAAISEGVTGANQADAHLTGVRPGRDFPLAHTGDFRNAAEGDACPRCGGRLQFHRGIELGHVFKLGTKYSESMNAMFLDADGRQKPLIMGCYGIGVSRVMAAVAEQRISGGRLVWPMAIAPFKVHIIPIAVKDEAQMRLAEQLYHELAGAGLEPLLDDRDERAGVKFKDADLAGAPLRLIVGRGAASGEVEWMGEDGSKLPLTVEEAVRRAREAAASSK; this is encoded by the coding sequence ATGCGGCAAAGCCGATTGCTCATGAACACGAAGCGCGACGTGCCGTCCGAGGCGGAGGCGCTGAGTCACCAATGGATGCTGCGCGGGGGTTATATCCGCCAAAGCGCGGCCGGGATGTATTCCTATCTGCCGCTTGGGCGGCGCGTGCTGCGCAACATTGAAGAGATCGTGCGCCAGGAGATGGATGCCTCCGGCGCGCAGGAGCTGTTGATGCCCGCGATGCAGCCGGCCGAGCTGTGGCGGGAATCGGGAAGATACGATGTGTACGGGCCGGAGCTGATCCGGCTGCATGATCGCCATGAGCGCGAGTTTGTACTCGGACCGACGCATGAGGAGATCATCACCTCGATCGTGCGCCAGGAAATCGCTTCGTACCGCTCGCTTCCGGTAAATTTGTACCAGATCCAGACGAAATACCGCGACGAGCGCCGGCCGCGATTCGGCCTGCTTCGGGGACGGGAATTTTTGATGAAGGATGCGTATTCCTTCGACAAGGACTGGGAAGGCCTCGATCGATCGTACCGGATCATGTACGAAACGTATGAGCGCATCTTCAAGCGCTGCGGCCTGACGTTCCGGGCGGTTGAAGCCGATACGGGGGCGATGGGCGGACAAGGGGAGACCCATGAATTTATGGCGCTAGCCGATATCGGGGAGGATACCATCGTCTCCTGCAGCGTATGCAGCTATGCAGCCAATTTGGAGCGGGCCGAGATGGCGTATCCTGCGAACGCCCCTGATGCGGAGATTGAGGGCCGGAACGCTTTGAACCCGGTGCTGGTTCGGACGCGGAATGTTCGGACGATCGGGGAACTCACCGCTTTTATGGGGATCGCCCCCGAACAGGTGATCAAGACGTTGATCTACCGAGCCGACGATGAACTGGTCGGGGTGCTCGTTCGAGGCGACAGGGAAGTGAATGAGCTAAAGGTGAAGGGATATTTAAAGGCCGAGAGCGTTGAGCTGGCAGGCGCAGAAGAGGTTGCGGAGGCTACGGGAGCTCCGATCGGATATGCCGGCCCTGCCGGGCTATCGATGAAGCTGTTGGTCGACCGTGAAGTTGCCGCAATTTCCGAGGGAGTCACGGGTGCCAATCAAGCGGATGCCCATCTTACGGGCGTCCGTCCCGGCCGGGATTTTCCGCTTGCGCATACCGGCGATTTCCGCAATGCGGCCGAGGGGGATGCGTGTCCCCGCTGTGGCGGACGGCTGCAGTTTCATCGCGGCATTGAGCTCGGGCATGTCTTCAAGCTTGGCACCAAATACAGCGAGTCCATGAACGCGATGTTCCTGGACGCGGACGGGAGACAGAAGCCGCTGATTATGGGCTGCTACGGAATCGGCGTGTCCCGCGTCATGGCAGCGGTCGCCGAGCAGCGCATTTCCGGCGGACGGCTCGTCTGGCCGATGGCGATCGCTCCGTTCAAGGTGCACATTATCCCGATAGCGGTCAAGGATGAAGCCCAGATGCGTCTCGCTGAACAGCTGTACCATGAGCTGGCTGGCGCCGGACTTGAGCCGCTGCTAGATGACCGCGATGAACGGGCTGGCGTCAAGTTCAAGGATGCCGATCTGGCTGGCGCGCCGCTGCGGTTGATCGTCGGCCGCGGCGCCGCCTCCGGCGAGGTCGAGTGGATGGGCGAGGACGGGAGCAAGCTTCCATTGACGGTGGAAGAGGCTGTTCGCCGGGCCAGGGAGGCTGCTGCATCCAGCAAGTGA
- a CDS encoding ArsR/SmtB family transcription factor, which produces MEKEHHELLHEEQAMEASRLLKAISDPTRIRILHLLSQEECPVGHIAEVLGMSQSAVSHQLSYLRSLRLVKYRREGNTYFYTYEDEHVIGILRQVLDHLAH; this is translated from the coding sequence ATGGAAAAGGAACACCATGAGCTTCTACATGAGGAGCAGGCGATGGAAGCGTCCCGGCTGCTTAAAGCGATATCGGATCCGACGCGGATCCGGATTCTGCATTTGCTGTCCCAAGAGGAATGCCCCGTGGGTCATATCGCCGAGGTGCTCGGCATGAGCCAGTCTGCGGTATCCCACCAGCTCAGCTATCTTCGAAGCTTGCGGCTGGTCAAATACCGGAGGGAAGGCAACACGTATTTCTATACATATGAGGATGAGCATGTCATCGGTATTCTGCGCCAGGTGCTGGATCATCTTGCTCATTAA
- a CDS encoding FeoA family protein, which translates to MDETNILQHLHQASFGERFLIERVDIQGELKRRLLDLGFVPGGVIEVLKASPLGDPISYRVAGTVIALRQEESQLIWGKVMPS; encoded by the coding sequence ATGGACGAGACTAATATTTTGCAGCATTTGCATCAGGCGTCTTTCGGGGAACGTTTCCTGATTGAGCGAGTCGATATACAGGGTGAGCTGAAGCGCAGGCTTCTGGACCTGGGCTTTGTTCCGGGGGGCGTCATTGAAGTGCTGAAGGCAAGTCCGCTGGGAGATCCCATCTCTTATAGAGTAGCTGGTACGGTCATCGCATTGAGACAAGAGGAGAGTCAGTTAATCTGGGGCAAGGTGATGCCATCATGA
- a CDS encoding FeoB small GTPase domain-containing protein: MRTYTIALAGNPNTGKSTLFNALTGLKQHTGNWSGKTVSLASGYYEYNNSRFRFIDLPGTYSLFSNSADEEVARDYIVFEKPDVTLLVLDSTALERSLNLALQVLEMTDRVIVCLNLMDEAKKKGIKVDAGKLAQRLGVPVIPISARNNEGLDTLSEQLLLMCTGSIRTTPYRMKYNERLEEEIAKLETELKLIVGDEYPARWLAIRLLDGDRKLIDTLKQKLAASDRGGMIYGAAKALGSSNR, translated from the coding sequence ATGAGAACTTATACGATTGCGCTGGCCGGGAATCCGAATACGGGAAAGAGCACGCTGTTCAACGCTCTCACCGGCCTCAAGCAGCATACCGGCAACTGGTCGGGCAAGACGGTAAGCTTGGCCAGCGGCTATTACGAATACAACAATTCCCGTTTCCGGTTCATCGATCTGCCGGGGACGTATTCCCTCTTCTCCAACTCTGCGGACGAAGAGGTAGCCCGCGATTACATCGTCTTTGAGAAACCGGACGTGACGCTGCTGGTGCTGGACTCGACGGCGCTGGAACGCAGCCTTAATTTGGCGCTTCAAGTGCTTGAAATGACGGACCGGGTGATCGTCTGCCTCAATCTGATGGATGAGGCGAAGAAGAAAGGCATTAAGGTTGATGCAGGCAAGCTTGCGCAAAGACTCGGCGTTCCGGTTATCCCGATCTCCGCCAGAAACAATGAAGGCCTGGATACGCTGTCCGAGCAGCTGCTTCTCATGTGCACCGGAAGCATTCGGACGACTCCTTACCGCATGAAATATAACGAACGGCTGGAGGAGGAGATCGCCAAGCTTGAGACGGAGCTGAAGCTGATCGTTGGCGATGAATATCCGGCAAGATGGCTGGCGATCCGTCTTCTTGACGGGGACCGGAAGCTGATCGACACATTGAAACAGAAACTTGCCGCTTCGGATAGAGGGGGAATGATTTATGGAGCAGCTAAAGCGCTTGGAAGCTCTAACCGATAG
- a CDS encoding nucleoside recognition domain-containing protein, producing the protein MEQLKRLEALTDSIPADQVDDVRESIVGELFKKSRELCGEAVTVTNRDQLYRSERLDRIFTSKLWGFPIMLAMLGVIFYLTIAGANVPSSMLSSFFGWIEGYLTAAFEAVHAPDWLHGILILGLFRGTAWVISVMLPPMAIFFPVFALLENYGYLPRVAFNLDRLFKKSGAHGKQSLTMAMGFGCNAAAIMSTRIIESPRERMLAILTNNFVPCNGRWPTLILLASLVMAAGFSGGVQTLVTASVVMGMVLLGIVVTLTVSWMLSKTALKGVPSHYTLELPPYRKPKILNTILRATLDKTIYVLRRAVIVAAPAGVLTWILANIYIGDTSILLHFVQFLDPFAKALGLDGFILMAFIIGLPANEIVLPILLMGYLATGSLTEVENMFALKQIFMDQGWTWLTALNMMLFSLLHYPCGTTLFNIWKETKSFKWTFLSFAIPTAIAILVTFIVAQAARALGWV; encoded by the coding sequence ATGGAGCAGCTAAAGCGCTTGGAAGCTCTAACCGATAGCATCCCTGCCGATCAGGTTGATGACGTTCGGGAATCGATCGTCGGGGAATTGTTCAAAAAGTCCAGAGAGCTGTGCGGGGAAGCGGTCACCGTTACGAATCGCGATCAGCTGTACCGTTCGGAGCGCCTGGACCGGATATTCACCTCCAAGCTGTGGGGGTTCCCGATCATGCTGGCCATGCTCGGTGTTATATTTTACCTGACAATTGCCGGAGCCAATGTCCCCTCCTCCATGCTGTCGAGCTTCTTCGGCTGGATTGAGGGATATCTGACGGCGGCATTTGAAGCGGTTCATGCTCCGGATTGGCTGCATGGGATATTGATCCTTGGATTGTTCCGCGGCACCGCCTGGGTTATCAGTGTCATGCTGCCGCCGATGGCGATCTTCTTTCCGGTGTTTGCCTTGCTCGAGAACTACGGCTATTTGCCGAGAGTCGCGTTCAACCTTGACCGCCTGTTCAAAAAATCCGGCGCTCACGGCAAGCAGTCTCTTACCATGGCCATGGGGTTCGGCTGCAATGCCGCAGCCATCATGTCGACCCGGATTATCGAATCGCCGCGCGAGCGGATGCTGGCCATCCTGACCAATAACTTCGTGCCTTGCAACGGACGCTGGCCGACGCTTATTCTGCTGGCTTCTCTGGTTATGGCTGCAGGATTCTCAGGGGGCGTGCAAACGCTCGTAACCGCATCGGTTGTCATGGGCATGGTGCTCCTGGGAATCGTTGTTACGCTGACCGTGTCGTGGATGTTGTCCAAAACCGCGCTGAAAGGCGTTCCTTCCCACTACACCCTGGAGCTGCCGCCCTACCGGAAGCCGAAAATCCTGAACACGATTCTGCGGGCAACGCTCGACAAGACGATCTACGTTCTGCGCCGGGCCGTCATCGTTGCCGCGCCGGCAGGCGTGCTCACCTGGATTCTGGCGAATATTTATATCGGGGATACGAGCATCCTGCTGCACTTCGTCCAATTCCTGGATCCGTTCGCCAAGGCGCTCGGATTGGACGGCTTCATACTGATGGCGTTTATCATCGGACTGCCTGCGAACGAAATCGTGCTGCCGATCCTCCTGATGGGGTACTTGGCAACCGGGTCGCTGACCGAGGTGGAGAACATGTTTGCGTTGAAGCAGATTTTCATGGATCAAGGCTGGACCTGGCTGACGGCGCTGAACATGATGCTGTTCTCCCTGCTTCACTATCCGTGCGGCACGACCTTGTTCAATATTTGGAAGGAGACGAAAAGCTTCAAGTGGACGTTCTTGTCCTTTGCCATTCCGACGGCCATCGCGATTCTAGTCACCTTCATCGTCGCCCAAGCCGCTCGAGCGCTTGGATGGGTCTGA
- a CDS encoding carbohydrate ABC transporter permease — MIQGAAGQLRSGPSRSGGRSASKLGYTLLYVVLIGVAVFQLFPLVWLLLFSLKNNQEVFDLPPLSLPMNPRWENYEKVWSAGNISVYFLNSVWITVVATVLTIMLGSLVTFAITRMKWKGSSFVLGLFMVAMMIPVHSTLIPLFSLFNKAGLTDHPVSLILSYVAFNMPITIMILLGFYYTLPREVEEAAVMDGCSVHRVFFRIVLPMTGSVLATTAIINMIYNWNEFIFVNTFISSDMFKTLTVGVQNFIGQYTTDWGAIGATLMISILPILLMFLFLSDRIVEGIAAGSVKG; from the coding sequence ATGATTCAAGGAGCCGCAGGACAGCTCCGGAGCGGGCCATCCCGATCCGGCGGCCGGAGTGCGAGTAAGCTGGGGTACACCCTGCTGTATGTCGTGCTGATCGGAGTGGCCGTATTCCAGCTGTTTCCGCTCGTATGGCTGCTGCTGTTCTCGCTGAAAAACAACCAGGAAGTATTCGATCTGCCGCCATTATCCTTGCCGATGAATCCGCGCTGGGAAAACTACGAGAAGGTATGGAGCGCGGGCAACATCAGCGTGTATTTTCTGAACAGCGTCTGGATTACCGTCGTCGCAACCGTACTGACGATTATGCTGGGCAGCCTCGTGACGTTTGCCATAACGAGAATGAAATGGAAGGGCAGCTCCTTCGTTCTTGGCTTATTCATGGTGGCGATGATGATTCCGGTTCACTCTACGCTGATTCCGCTGTTCAGCCTGTTCAACAAGGCCGGGCTGACCGACCATCCGGTGTCGCTCATTCTTTCGTACGTGGCGTTCAATATGCCGATCACGATCATGATTCTGCTCGGATTTTACTATACGCTGCCGAGGGAAGTGGAGGAGGCCGCAGTCATGGATGGCTGCTCGGTTCACCGCGTATTCTTCCGGATCGTGCTTCCGATGACAGGCTCGGTATTGGCCACGACGGCAATCATCAACATGATCTATAACTGGAACGAGTTTATTTTCGTAAACACGTTCATCAGCTCGGATATGTTCAAGACGCTGACCGTGGGGGTCCAGAACTTTATCGGGCAGTATACGACCGATTGGGGAGCGATCGGTGCGACGCTGATGATCAGCATTTTGCCGATTCTGCTGATGTTCCTCTTCCTGAGCGACCGGATTGTGGAAGGCATTGCAGCCGGTTCGGTGAAGGGATAA